One Triticum dicoccoides isolate Atlit2015 ecotype Zavitan chromosome 4B, WEW_v2.0, whole genome shotgun sequence genomic window carries:
- the LOC119293169 gene encoding histidine-containing phosphotransfer protein 2-like, which produces MAAAALRAQLNTHIAGMYTEGVVDEDTFKVLREEGTAAEVSRLFINDAHEIIDDIDTLMEQPEVDFDEVEALTQQLMWCTSSVGAEQVNLACMHFGNFYSIKYKEGCLVSLALVRNAFFIARHELEVMIELEEQIAACGPKS; this is translated from the exons ATGGCAGCCGCAGCACTGAGGGCACAGCTGAACACCCATATCGCCGGCATGTACACCGAG GGTGTGGTGGACGAGGACACGTTCAAGGTGTTGCGCGAGGAGGGCACCGCCGCCGAGGTCTCCCGCCTCTTCATCAATGACGCCCAcgagatcatcgacgacatcgacacCCTGAT GGAGCAGCCCGAAGTGGACTTTGACGAGGTGGAAGCTCTGACGCAGCAGCTCATGTGGTGCACCTCTAG TGTTGGTGCAGAGCAAGTGAACCTCGCCTGCATGCACTTCGGCAATTTCTATTCCATAAAATATAAAGAAGG GTGCCTCGTGTCCTTGGCTCTTGTTAGGAATGCGTTCTTTATTGCGCGACATGAGTTGGAGGTCATGATCGAG CTCGAAGAGCAGATTGCGGCATGTGGTCCTAAGTCCTAA
- the LOC119293170 gene encoding histidine-containing phosphotransfer protein 2-like, with protein sequence MAAAALRGRLNAHISRMYAEGVVEEETFERLREDGTATEVARLFINDAYEILHDIDIRMEEPEVDIDEVEALTQQLMECASSVGAQQVKLACMHFGDFYAIKCKQGCLVSLDLVRNLYCIVRNDVEIMMQLEDMIAACGPK encoded by the exons ATGGCAGCCGCAGCACTGAGGGGCCGGCTCAACGCCCACATCTCCAGAATGTACGCCGAG GGCGTGGTGGAGGAGGAGACCTTCGAGCGGCTGCGGGAGGACGGCACCGCCACCGAGGTCGCCCGCCTCTTCATCAACGACGCCTACGAGATCCTCCATGACATCGACATCCGGAT GGAGGAGCCGGAAGTGGACATCGACGAGGTGGAAGCCCTGACGCAGCAGCTCATGGAGTGCGCGTCCAG TGTTGGTGCACAGCAAGTGAAACTCGCCTGCATGCATTTCGGCGATTTCTATGCAATAAAATGCAAACAAGG GTGCCTTGTGTCATTGGATCTTGTTAGGAATTTGTACTGTATTGTGCGCAATGATGTGGAGATCATGATGCAG CTGGAGGATATGATCGCGGCCTGTGGTCCTAAGTAA